The following coding sequences lie in one Spinacia oleracea cultivar Varoflay chromosome 1, BTI_SOV_V1, whole genome shotgun sequence genomic window:
- the LOC110800793 gene encoding leucine-rich repeat protein 2, whose product MVGFKASCMNSMIWVFFSLILVNWVSGNSEGDALFALRKSLKDPDNVLESWDPNLVSPCTWFHITCNSDNHVTRVDLGNSNLSGNLVPDLGKLENLQYLELYKNNIQGTIPAELGNLKSLISLDLYNNNISGNIPAELGNLKSLVFLRLNNNQLTGHIPRELAKISSLKVVDVSNNHLCGTIPTSGPFEHIPLENFENNARLEGPELVGLASYDTNCV is encoded by the exons ATGGTGGGGTTCAAAGCTTCATGTATGAATTCGATGATTTGGgtgtttttttctttgattttggtGAATTGGGTATCTGGGAATTCTGAAGGAGATGCTCTTTTTGCTTTGAGGAAGAGTTTGAAGGATCCGGATAATGTTCTTGAAAGCTGGGATCCGAATCTTGTTAGCCCTTGTACTTGGTTTCACATCACCTGCAACTCTGATAATCATGTCACCCGAGT AGATCTTGGCAATTCAAACCTCTCTGGAAACCTAGTGCCTGATCTCGGAAAGCTTGAAAATCTCCAGTATCT AGAACTGTACAAGAATAATATTCAAGGGACCATTCCCGCTGAGCTTGGAAATCTGAAGAGCCTAATTAGCTTGGATTTATATAACAACAATATATCAGGAAACATTCCTGCGGAACTGGGAAATCTAAAAtcccttgtattctt GCGACTGAACAATAACCAATTAACTGGTCATATCCCGAGGGAGCTGGCTAAGATTTCCAGCTTGAAAGTTGT AGATGTTTCCAACAACCATTTATGCGGAACAATTCCAACATCTGGGCCTTTTGAGCACATTCCTTTGGAGAA CTTTGAGAACAACGCTCGTTTGGAAGGTCCTGAGTTGGTCGGACTTGCAAGTTACGACACAAACTGTGTTTGA